ATTTATGTTCACAAAATGATGGGCAAAGTTTATCTCCTTAGTGTTTTCATTGGTGGTATTTCAGGTTTATTTTTAGCATTTTACGCAACAGGGGGCTTGATAGCACAGCTTGGCTTTGGATTGTTATCTGTAAGCTGGTTATTATCTGGCTTAATTGCTCTAAAAATGATTAAAGAGCAAAAAATCCATTTACATCGCAAATGGATGATTAGAAACTATGCACTGACATTTGCAGCAGTGATGTTACGAATATGGTTACCAATATTTATACTGATCTTAGGTGAGGCTTCGTTTCATAATAGCTATCAAATAATCTCGTGGTTATGTTGGGTTCCTAATCTGATTGTTGTAGAACTGGTTATGAGGACACAATCCTTTCAACAAAAACCTTTGTAGGTTTAAATAATGAGAGAATGCAATGTTTTATTGCGTTCTCTTTTTTTGTGGTTGAGAAAAACACATGATATATAGAAAGACCATATCCAAAAAAAGAAAACGTTTTCCAAAATATCATTACTTATATACAGCTTGCTTTTTCATTATGATTATAAAGTGGATTTCTATACTCTTTGAGGAGGATAGAAGAATGGTTTTAGGAGGGTAAGCTATGAAGAAAAAGCCGCTGATTATTTCTGTTTTTTTGATTATTATAGTTACGGTAGTTGGAATTATAATTGTAAAATATGATGGACAAACAGAACAACCCGCACAAAAGAAAGTAGTGTATTTAGATCCAGAAGCTTTGATAGAAGATCGTGTCCAAGACTTATTATCTAAAATGACAGTTGAAGAAAAAGTTGGACAGCTGATTCAAGCTGAAGAAAAATCTGTAACGAAAGATGATGTAAAGGATTACTATTTAGGTTCAATATTGAATGGTGGTGGATCCTTCCCTGAACTAAATGTGGAGGAAAGTAGCACAAGGGAATTGTGGGAAGAAATGGTAGATTCTTATCAAGATGGAGCTTTGGCAACTAGATTAGGTATACCACTTATTTACGGTGTTGATGCAGTTCATGGGCATAATAATGTTAAGGGTGCAACAATATTTCCGCATAGTGTAGGTTTAGGCTCAACGAGAAATATTGATTTAATACGTGAAATAGGAAAAGCGACAGCAAAAGAGATTAAATCCTCGGGCCCTAACTGGACATTTGCACCTACTGTAGCGAGTGTTCAAGATATACGCTGGGGAAGGTCCTATGAAGGTTTTGGTGAAAATGCCACTTTAGTAGCTGATATGGGTGTGGCTTATATTGAAGGATTTCAAGGGACTAGCATTAGCGATTTAAAACAAACCTCAAAGGTAGTTGCGACAGCAAAGCATTTTATCGGTGAAGGTTATACAGATGGTGGAAAAAACCAAGGTGATATAACTCAATATACTGAGGAAGAAATTATTGAAATGGATAAGGAAATTTACGAAAAAGCAGTAAAAGCTGGAGTTAGAACAGTTATGGCATCCTTTCACAGCATACAAGGATTAAAAATGCATGCTAATGAACGATTATTGACAGGCTTTTTAAAGGATGAATTAGGCTTTGATGGATTTGTTATTTCTGATTGGTATGGAATACAACAAATTACTATAGATCATAACGGAAATTCTGTTTCTGGATTAAAAGAGCAAATCAAAGTCTCTGTTAATGCTGGTGTTGATATGTTAATGCAGCCCGAGAACTGGAGAGAGACGTTTAAATTAACATTACAATTAGTTAATGACAATGAAATTACGATGGAACGGCTTGATGATGCAGTGTCTCGTATTTTACGAGTGAAATTTGAGGCGGGCTTGTTTGAGAATCCTAAAACTGATCAATCACTTGCTGATTCGTTCGGGTCAGAAGAACATCAATCTTTAGCACGTCAAGCTGTGAGCGAATCTTTAGTATTATTGAAAAATGATGAAGTAAATGGGCAACCAATTTTTAATCAATTACCTGAAATGGATAAAATATTTGTAGCTGGTAAAAATGCAGATGATATTGGTAACCAATCAG
This region of Cytobacillus sp. IB215665 genomic DNA includes:
- a CDS encoding DUF2306 domain-containing protein; protein product: MKRLGWWGIFLLAVVICSYVLLQYGFFGSETSGFISDKIEQYGPQSKMWYVLLFVHVFGSLCSLLLGPFLLSERFRKRNIYVHKMMGKVYLLSVFIGGISGLFLAFYATGGLIAQLGFGLLSVSWLLSGLIALKMIKEQKIHLHRKWMIRNYALTFAAVMLRIWLPIFILILGEASFHNSYQIISWLCWVPNLIVVELVMRTQSFQQKPL
- a CDS encoding glycoside hydrolase family 3 protein, giving the protein MKKKPLIISVFLIIIVTVVGIIIVKYDGQTEQPAQKKVVYLDPEALIEDRVQDLLSKMTVEEKVGQLIQAEEKSVTKDDVKDYYLGSILNGGGSFPELNVEESSTRELWEEMVDSYQDGALATRLGIPLIYGVDAVHGHNNVKGATIFPHSVGLGSTRNIDLIREIGKATAKEIKSSGPNWTFAPTVASVQDIRWGRSYEGFGENATLVADMGVAYIEGFQGTSISDLKQTSKVVATAKHFIGEGYTDGGKNQGDITQYTEEEIIEMDKEIYEKAVKAGVRTVMASFHSIQGLKMHANERLLTGFLKDELGFDGFVISDWYGIQQITIDHNGNSVSGLKEQIKVSVNAGVDMLMQPENWRETFKLTLQLVNDNEITMERLDDAVSRILRVKFEAGLFENPKTDQSLADSFGSEEHQSLARQAVSESLVLLKNDEVNGQPIFNQLPEMDKIFVAGKNADDIGNQSGGWTITWQGESGDITDGTTIVEGIKEVASNKTVTYDVNGKGAAGYDVALVVIGEEPYAETDGDTNDLNLKQVDLETIQNIRTEDPNIPIIVILVAGRPMIVTEQMDDWSGLVAAWLPGTEGAGVADVLFGDKDFTGKLPISWPTHLDAYDNRDKFDEYILFDYGFGLSKSEVTP